In Pseudomonas alcaliphila JAB1, a single window of DNA contains:
- a CDS encoding FAD-dependent oxidoreductase, with the protein MTERLNNDFQFIEVGRKDPKKKLLRQRKKEFVEIYDNFKPAQAADQAHRCLGCGNPYCEWKCPVHNFIPNWLKLVSEGNILAAAELSHQTNTLPEVCGRVCPQDRLCEGACTLNDGFGAVTIGSVEKYITDTAFAMGWRPDMSKVKPTGKRVAVIGAGPAGLGCADVLVRNGVTPVVFDKNPEIGGLLTFGIPEFKLEKTVLSRRREVFTGMGIEFRLNTEIGKDVTMQQLLDEYDAVFMGMGTYTYMKGGFPGEDLPGVYDALDFLIANVNRNLGFEKAPEDFIDMKGKRVVVLGGGDTAMDCNRTSIRQGAKAVTCAYRRDEENMPGSRKEVKNAKEEGVKFLFNRQPIAIVGEDKVEGIKVVETRLGEPDARGRRSPEPIPGSEEIIPAEAVLIAFGFRPSPAPWFEQFEIQTDSQGRVVAPEQSQFKHQTSNPKIFAGGDMVRGSDLVVTAIFEGRNAAEGILDYLGV; encoded by the coding sequence ATGACTGAACGTCTGAATAACGACTTCCAGTTCATCGAAGTCGGGCGCAAAGACCCGAAGAAGAAACTGCTGCGTCAGCGCAAGAAGGAGTTCGTCGAGATCTACGACAACTTCAAGCCGGCGCAAGCTGCAGACCAGGCGCATCGCTGCCTGGGCTGCGGCAACCCGTATTGCGAGTGGAAGTGCCCGGTGCACAACTTCATTCCGAACTGGCTCAAGCTGGTGTCGGAAGGCAACATCCTGGCCGCCGCCGAACTCTCGCACCAGACCAACACCCTGCCGGAAGTCTGCGGCCGCGTGTGCCCGCAGGATCGCCTCTGCGAAGGTGCCTGCACCCTCAATGACGGCTTCGGCGCGGTGACCATCGGCTCGGTGGAGAAGTACATCACCGACACCGCCTTCGCCATGGGCTGGCGCCCGGACATGTCCAAGGTCAAACCGACCGGCAAGCGTGTCGCGGTGATCGGCGCAGGCCCGGCCGGCCTGGGCTGTGCCGATGTGCTGGTGCGCAACGGCGTGACCCCGGTGGTGTTCGACAAGAACCCGGAAATCGGCGGTCTGCTGACCTTCGGCATTCCCGAGTTCAAGCTGGAAAAGACCGTGCTCAGCCGCCGCCGTGAAGTTTTCACCGGCATGGGCATCGAGTTCCGCCTGAATACCGAGATCGGCAAGGACGTGACCATGCAGCAATTGCTGGATGAGTACGATGCCGTCTTTATGGGCATGGGCACCTACACCTACATGAAGGGCGGCTTCCCGGGCGAGGATCTGCCGGGCGTCTATGACGCGCTGGACTTCCTCATCGCCAACGTCAACCGCAACCTCGGTTTCGAGAAGGCGCCGGAAGACTTCATCGACATGAAGGGCAAGCGCGTCGTGGTACTGGGCGGTGGCGATACCGCGATGGACTGCAACCGCACCTCGATTCGTCAGGGCGCCAAGGCCGTGACCTGCGCTTACCGCCGTGACGAAGAGAACATGCCCGGCTCGCGCAAGGAAGTGAAGAACGCCAAGGAAGAGGGCGTGAAGTTCCTCTTCAACCGCCAGCCCATCGCCATCGTTGGCGAAGACAAGGTGGAAGGCATCAAGGTGGTCGAGACCCGTCTCGGTGAGCCTGACGCCCGTGGCCGTCGCAGCCCCGAGCCGATCCCGGGCTCCGAGGAGATCATCCCGGCCGAAGCCGTGCTGATTGCCTTCGGCTTCCGCCCGAGCCCGGCGCCCTGGTTCGAGCAGTTCGAGATCCAGACCGACAGCCAAGGCCGCGTCGTGGCGCCCGAGCAGTCGCAGTTCAAGCACCAGACCAGCAACCCGAAGATCTTCGCCGGTGGCGACATGGTGCGTGGTTCCGACCTGGTGGTGACGGCGATCTTCGAGGGCCGCAACGCCGCCGAAGGCATCCTCGACTACCTCGGCGTCTGA
- a CDS encoding sigma 54-interacting transcriptional regulator, with translation MPDPNAASQLLLQHMQSASLVIEPIHDRILHANPACCALLGWPQEELLTLRASRLWAHDLGALVTFTEEVQVRGAAWRDGLGLLHRDGERLEVEIDGSRLEHDGASLLGLLIQQRRRLDALRGLAEAERYQRQGLLEWQGVERIFRQFERQNQLILGAAGEGIYGVNRNGETTFVNPAAERILGWRADDLIGHNIHDLIHHHHPDGSTYDGHTCPIYAAFNDGEVHQVADEVFWNKDGKPIPVDYTSTPLRDDGELVGAVVVFRDISERLETERRLRQALSEVQQLKQRLELENAYLQEEIRGEYAQHDLVGRSAAMQQVIHQIELVAPTGANVLITGESGTGKELIARAIHDNSGRSRRPLIRVNCAAVPRELFESEFFGHIRGAFTGALNDRVGRFELADGGTLFLDEVGEIPLELQSKLLRVLQEQQLERVGDTRTRQVDVRVIAATNRDLRQEVRAGRFREDLYFRLNVFPIESAPLRQRPEDIPPLAQHFLGRACRQLNRPEPSLRLADIQRLQAYSWPGNIRELENLIERAVIISPGTRLRLDLPNDNGNDAPSRPPVEQEMRIFTQGEQRRQMRENLIAALTACAGRISGKDGAARLLELKPTTLRSRLESFAIDPRDYRPGRSQPRRYETNQTPR, from the coding sequence ATGCCCGATCCCAATGCCGCCAGCCAATTGCTGCTGCAACACATGCAGAGCGCCAGCCTGGTCATCGAGCCAATCCACGACCGCATCCTGCATGCCAATCCAGCCTGTTGCGCCCTGCTCGGCTGGCCACAGGAAGAGTTGCTCACACTGCGCGCCAGCCGTCTCTGGGCGCATGACCTGGGAGCACTGGTCACTTTCACCGAAGAGGTACAGGTGCGCGGCGCTGCCTGGCGTGACGGCCTCGGACTGCTGCATCGCGATGGCGAGCGCCTGGAAGTGGAAATCGACGGCAGCCGGCTGGAACATGACGGCGCTAGCCTGCTCGGCCTGCTGATCCAGCAGCGCCGCCGCCTCGATGCTCTACGCGGGTTGGCCGAAGCCGAGCGCTACCAACGTCAGGGGCTGCTCGAATGGCAGGGCGTGGAACGCATCTTTCGCCAGTTCGAGCGGCAGAATCAGCTGATCCTCGGTGCCGCTGGCGAGGGCATCTACGGCGTCAACCGCAATGGCGAGACCACCTTCGTCAATCCGGCGGCCGAGCGCATTCTCGGCTGGCGTGCCGACGATCTGATCGGCCACAACATTCACGACCTGATTCACCACCACCATCCGGACGGCAGCACCTACGACGGCCACACCTGTCCGATCTATGCCGCCTTCAATGATGGCGAAGTGCATCAGGTGGCCGACGAGGTGTTCTGGAACAAGGACGGCAAGCCGATCCCGGTGGATTACACCAGCACGCCGCTGCGCGACGACGGCGAACTGGTCGGCGCCGTGGTGGTGTTTCGCGACATCAGCGAGCGCCTGGAAACCGAGCGCCGGCTGCGCCAGGCTCTGAGCGAGGTGCAGCAACTCAAGCAACGCCTGGAACTGGAGAATGCCTACCTGCAGGAAGAGATTCGTGGCGAGTATGCCCAGCACGACCTGGTCGGGCGCAGCGCCGCCATGCAGCAGGTGATCCACCAGATCGAACTGGTCGCCCCCACCGGCGCCAACGTGCTGATCACCGGTGAGTCAGGCACCGGCAAGGAGCTGATCGCGCGCGCCATTCACGACAACAGCGGGCGCAGCCGCCGCCCGCTGATCCGGGTGAACTGCGCGGCGGTACCCCGCGAACTGTTCGAGAGCGAATTCTTCGGCCATATCCGCGGCGCCTTCACCGGCGCGCTGAACGACCGCGTCGGGCGCTTCGAACTGGCCGACGGCGGCACGCTGTTTCTCGACGAGGTCGGCGAAATTCCTCTGGAGCTGCAGAGCAAGCTGCTGCGCGTGCTGCAGGAACAGCAACTGGAACGGGTCGGCGATACCCGCACCCGTCAGGTCGACGTACGCGTGATCGCCGCCACCAACCGCGACCTGCGCCAGGAAGTACGCGCCGGCCGCTTCCGTGAAGACCTGTACTTTCGCCTCAACGTCTTCCCAATCGAGTCGGCGCCGCTGCGTCAGCGCCCGGAAGACATTCCACCGCTGGCCCAGCACTTTCTCGGCCGCGCCTGTCGTCAGCTCAACCGCCCTGAGCCGAGCCTGCGCCTGGCCGACATCCAACGCCTGCAAGCCTATTCCTGGCCGGGCAACATTCGTGAGCTGGAGAACCTGATCGAGCGTGCGGTGATCATTTCGCCCGGCACCCGGCTGCGTCTGGATTTGCCCAACGACAACGGCAACGACGCACCGTCACGGCCACCGGTCGAACAGGAAATGCGGATTTTCACTCAGGGTGAACAACGCCGGCAGATGCGCGAAAACCTGATCGCGGCGCTGACGGCCTGCGCAGGCAGGATATCGGGGAAGGACGGCGCGGCGCGGTTGCTGGAGCTCAAGCCCACCACCCTACGCTCCCGTCTGGAGAGCTTCGCCATCGACCCGCGCGACTACCGACCGGGTAGGTCGCAGCCGCGCAGGTACGAGACGAATCAGACGCCGAGGTAG
- a CDS encoding CmpA/NrtA family ABC transporter substrate-binding protein → MSVNSLDDPFSPDSELSHGAGCACQRCTPSAAALPDSSEAMLDRAVENAIVRGVFGHNDFSRRSFMGMIGGGVAAAILGSMIPLDAVKAAVKDSLGPLEKTKLKIGFVPITCATPIIMAEPMGFYAKYGLEVETVKTAGWAVARDKSLAGEYDASHMLSPMPLAISLGLGSTQTPFVMPALENVNGQAIVLGMQHQDKRDPKLWKGMRFGVPFEYSMHNFLLRYYVAEHGLDPDRDIQIRVVPPPEMVANLRAGNLDGFLSPDPFNQRAVWEKVGFIHLLTKELWPGHPCCAFACSQRFASENPNTYGALLHALIDATQYSSKAENRKAVAEAISTRNYLNQPVPVVQQVLSGRYADGLGNIHDEPQRIDFDPFPWQSMAVWILTQMKRWGYLQGDVDYRNIAERVFLAADAGKVMKELGLPVPADAYKSFSVMGKPFDPADPDGYLASFAMRRS, encoded by the coding sequence ATGAGCGTCAACAGCCTGGACGACCCATTCAGCCCCGACAGCGAGCTTTCCCATGGCGCCGGGTGTGCCTGTCAGCGTTGCACGCCGAGTGCCGCTGCGCTGCCCGATAGCAGCGAGGCCATGCTCGATCGTGCCGTGGAGAACGCCATCGTGCGCGGTGTGTTCGGCCATAACGATTTCTCCCGGCGCAGTTTCATGGGGATGATCGGTGGCGGTGTCGCGGCGGCGATTCTGGGCAGCATGATCCCGCTGGATGCGGTCAAGGCGGCGGTCAAGGACAGCCTTGGCCCGTTGGAGAAGACCAAGCTGAAGATCGGCTTCGTGCCCATCACCTGCGCCACGCCGATCATCATGGCCGAGCCGATGGGCTTCTATGCCAAGTACGGCCTGGAGGTGGAAACGGTGAAGACCGCCGGCTGGGCGGTGGCGCGCGACAAGTCGCTGGCCGGCGAATACGACGCCTCGCACATGCTTTCGCCGATGCCGCTGGCCATCAGCCTGGGGCTGGGTTCGACGCAGACGCCCTTCGTCATGCCGGCGCTGGAAAACGTCAACGGCCAGGCCATCGTGCTCGGCATGCAGCATCAGGACAAACGCGATCCGAAACTGTGGAAGGGCATGCGCTTCGGTGTGCCGTTCGAATACTCGATGCACAACTTCCTGCTGCGCTACTACGTCGCCGAGCATGGCCTGGACCCGGATCGCGATATCCAGATTCGTGTGGTGCCACCACCGGAGATGGTCGCCAATCTGCGCGCCGGCAACCTCGATGGCTTCCTCTCGCCGGATCCGTTCAACCAGCGCGCGGTGTGGGAGAAGGTCGGCTTCATTCACCTGTTGACCAAGGAGCTGTGGCCGGGCCATCCGTGCTGCGCCTTCGCCTGCAGCCAGCGCTTCGCCAGCGAGAATCCCAATACCTATGGCGCGCTGCTGCATGCGCTGATCGATGCCACGCAATATTCCTCCAAGGCCGAGAACCGCAAGGCGGTGGCCGAGGCGATCTCGACCCGCAACTACCTCAACCAGCCGGTGCCGGTGGTGCAGCAGGTGCTCAGCGGGCGCTATGCCGATGGTCTGGGCAACATTCATGACGAGCCGCAGCGCATCGACTTCGATCCGTTCCCCTGGCAGTCGATGGCGGTGTGGATTCTCACCCAGATGAAGCGCTGGGGATATCTGCAGGGGGATGTCGACTACCGCAATATTGCCGAGCGGGTGTTCCTCGCGGCTGACGCCGGCAAGGTGATGAAAGAGCTCGGTCTGCCGGTACCGGCGGATGCCTACAAGTCGTTCAGCGTGATGGGCAAACCCTTCGATCCGGCCGATCCGGACGGTTATCTGGCCAGTTTCGCCATGCGGAGGTCGTGA
- the ntrB gene encoding nitrate ABC transporter permease, translated as MKASISLRAAILSALLLVLLLAIWEVLCRVPASAAVSADDEYALLMGEAEQEARVPPPSVVLAHAYAELSQPFYDNGPNDKGIGIQLAHSLYRVLTGYLLAALVAIPVGFVIGMSPLMYRALNPFIQILRPISPLAWMPLALFVIKDSQTSAIFVIFICSVWPMLLNTAFGVAGVRRDWINVARTHELSPLRTAFSVILPAAMPTILTGMRISVGIAWLVIVAAEMLVGGTGIGYYVWNEWNNLNLASVIFSILMIGVVGMLLDLLLGSVARLVSYQE; from the coding sequence ATGAAAGCGTCCATTTCCCTGCGCGCGGCGATCCTCTCCGCGCTGCTGTTGGTGCTGCTACTCGCCATCTGGGAGGTGCTCTGCCGAGTGCCCGCCAGCGCGGCAGTCAGTGCCGATGACGAATACGCCCTGCTCATGGGCGAAGCCGAGCAGGAGGCCCGCGTGCCGCCGCCCTCGGTGGTGCTGGCACATGCCTACGCCGAGCTGAGCCAGCCGTTCTATGACAACGGGCCGAACGACAAGGGCATCGGCATCCAGCTCGCGCATTCGCTGTACCGAGTGCTGACCGGCTACCTGCTGGCGGCGCTGGTGGCGATCCCGGTTGGCTTCGTGATCGGCATGTCGCCGTTGATGTACCGCGCACTCAACCCCTTCATCCAGATCTTGCGACCGATCTCGCCGTTGGCCTGGATGCCGCTGGCGCTGTTCGTGATCAAGGATTCGCAAACCTCGGCAATCTTCGTGATCTTCATCTGCTCGGTATGGCCGATGTTGCTCAACACCGCCTTCGGTGTGGCTGGCGTGCGCCGCGACTGGATCAACGTTGCCCGCACCCATGAGCTGAGCCCGCTGCGTACGGCGTTCAGCGTGATCCTGCCGGCGGCCATGCCGACGATTCTCACCGGCATGCGCATCTCTGTCGGCATCGCCTGGCTGGTGATCGTCGCCGCCGAGATGCTCGTCGGTGGCACCGGCATTGGCTACTACGTGTGGAACGAGTGGAACAACCTCAACCTGGCCAGCGTGATCTTCTCGATTCTGATGATCGGCGTGGTCGGCATGCTGCTCGACCTTCTGCTGGGCAGCGTCGCCCGTCTCGTCAGCTATCAGGAGTGA
- a CDS encoding ABC transporter ATP-binding protein → MSRYFLDARRLAKRFPQPGSEPLTVFEDVNFGLDQGEFVCIIGHSGCGKSTILNALAGLDSFSEGTLEMAGKEVAGPSLERGVVFQNYSLLPWLSALENVEFGVRARFPKWSKEQRRAHSRKYLEMVGLGGSEARKPAQLSGGMRQRVSIARAFATQPQLLLLDEPFGALDALTRGVIQDELIKIWSATRQTVFMITHDIDEAILLSDRILLMTNGPQARIAESVRIDLPRPRQRDQVIHHPAYYRIRNHLVDFLVNRSHELRGRTVADEQGFPPEINPALGEPAAAARVVPLTPVKEFHHG, encoded by the coding sequence ATGTCCCGCTATTTTCTCGATGCACGCCGTCTGGCCAAGCGCTTCCCGCAACCTGGCAGCGAGCCGCTGACGGTCTTCGAGGACGTCAACTTCGGCCTGGATCAGGGCGAATTCGTCTGCATCATCGGCCACTCCGGCTGCGGCAAGTCGACCATCCTCAATGCGCTGGCCGGCCTGGACAGCTTCAGCGAAGGCACGCTGGAAATGGCCGGCAAGGAAGTCGCCGGGCCCAGCCTCGAACGCGGCGTGGTGTTCCAGAATTACAGCCTGCTGCCCTGGCTCAGTGCGCTGGAGAACGTCGAGTTCGGCGTGCGTGCGCGGTTTCCAAAGTGGTCGAAGGAGCAGCGCCGCGCACACAGCCGCAAGTACCTGGAAATGGTCGGCCTGGGCGGCTCCGAGGCGCGCAAGCCGGCGCAGCTGTCCGGCGGCATGCGCCAGCGCGTGAGCATCGCCCGCGCCTTCGCCACTCAGCCGCAGTTGCTGCTGCTCGATGAACCCTTCGGTGCGCTGGATGCCCTGACCCGCGGGGTGATCCAGGACGAGCTGATCAAGATCTGGAGCGCTACCAGGCAGACGGTGTTCATGATCACCCATGACATCGACGAGGCGATCCTGCTTTCCGACCGCATCCTGCTGATGACCAACGGCCCGCAGGCGCGCATCGCCGAGTCGGTACGTATCGACCTGCCACGGCCGCGCCAGCGCGACCAGGTGATTCACCACCCGGCGTACTACCGCATCCGCAATCACCTCGTGGATTTCCTGGTGAACCGCTCACACGAATTGCGCGGCCGCACCGTGGCCGACGAGCAAGGCTTTCCGCCCGAAATCAACCCCGCCCTGGGCGAGCCGGCAGCGGCTGCCAGGGTCGTACCTCTGACCCCCGTGAAGGAGTTTCACCATGGATAA
- the cynS gene encoding cyanase, with translation MDKQQMRTTIIAAKERLGLDWAALGQGIGMSPVWTTSACLGMNSMPKAQADALCEMLELPAEVSTALQAFPHKHWDKAVPTDPLIYRFYEMINVYGETIKELIHEEFGDGIMSAIDFSMDISRVADPKGDRVQIVLNGKFLPYRSW, from the coding sequence ATGGATAAGCAACAGATGCGCACCACCATCATCGCCGCCAAGGAGCGCCTTGGCCTGGACTGGGCTGCGCTTGGCCAGGGCATCGGCATGTCGCCGGTGTGGACGACGTCGGCCTGCCTGGGCATGAACAGCATGCCCAAGGCGCAGGCCGATGCCCTGTGCGAAATGCTCGAATTGCCGGCGGAGGTCTCTACCGCACTGCAGGCGTTCCCGCACAAACACTGGGACAAGGCCGTGCCCACCGACCCGTTGATCTACCGCTTCTACGAGATGATCAACGTCTACGGCGAGACCATCAAGGAACTGATCCACGAGGAATTTGGCGACGGCATCATGAGCGCCATCGACTTCAGCATGGACATTTCCCGCGTCGCCGACCCCAAGGGTGACCGTGTGCAGATCGTGCTCAACGGCAAGTTCCTGCCCTATCGCAGCTGGTGA
- the hemE gene encoding uroporphyrinogen decarboxylase → MTALKNDRFLRALLKQPVDVTPIWMMRQAGRYLPEYRATRAKAGDFVSLMKNPELACEVTIQPLDRYPQLDAAILFSDILTIPDAMGQGLYFETGEGPRFKKVVSSLADIEALSVPDPEKDLGYVMDAVRTIRRELNGRVPLIGFSGSPWTLATYMVEGGSSKDFRKTKAMLYDNPQALHALLDKLAQSVTAYLNGQILAGAQAVQIFDSWGGALSAAAYQEFSLAYMKKIVDGLIREHDGRRVPVILFTKGGGLWLESLADTGAEALGLDWTCDIGSARARVGAKVALQGNMDPAVLYAKPAAIRAEVARILAAYGAGSGHVFNLGHGITPEVDPAHAGAFFEAVHELSAQYHQ, encoded by the coding sequence ATGACCGCCCTGAAGAACGACCGTTTCCTGCGTGCCCTGCTCAAGCAACCCGTGGATGTCACGCCGATCTGGATGATGCGCCAGGCCGGCCGCTATCTGCCGGAGTACCGCGCGACCCGGGCCAAGGCCGGCGACTTCGTGAGCCTGATGAAGAACCCGGAGCTGGCCTGCGAGGTCACTATCCAGCCGCTGGATCGTTACCCGCAACTGGATGCGGCGATTCTGTTCTCCGACATCCTCACCATTCCCGATGCCATGGGCCAGGGCCTGTACTTCGAGACGGGCGAAGGCCCGCGTTTCAAGAAAGTGGTCAGCAGCCTGGCCGATATCGAGGCGCTGTCGGTGCCCGACCCGGAGAAGGATCTGGGCTATGTGATGGACGCCGTGCGTACCATTCGCCGTGAACTCAATGGCCGCGTACCGCTGATCGGCTTCTCCGGCAGCCCATGGACGCTGGCCACCTACATGGTCGAAGGCGGCTCGTCGAAGGACTTCCGCAAGACTAAGGCCATGCTCTACGACAACCCGCAAGCCTTGCACGCGCTGCTCGACAAGCTGGCGCAGTCGGTCACTGCCTATCTCAACGGGCAGATCCTGGCCGGTGCGCAGGCGGTGCAGATCTTCGACTCCTGGGGCGGCGCGCTGTCGGCAGCGGCCTATCAGGAGTTCTCCCTGGCCTACATGAAGAAGATCGTCGATGGCCTGATCCGCGAGCACGACGGTCGTCGTGTGCCGGTGATCCTGTTCACCAAGGGCGGTGGCCTGTGGCTCGAATCCCTGGCCGACACCGGCGCCGAAGCGCTGGGCCTGGACTGGACGTGCGACATCGGCAGCGCTCGCGCCCGTGTCGGTGCCAAGGTTGCCCTGCAGGGCAACATGGATCCGGCGGTGCTCTACGCCAAGCCGGCGGCGATTCGCGCCGAAGTGGCGCGCATCCTGGCTGCTTACGGTGCAGGCAGCGGTCATGTCTTCAACCTTGGCCATGGCATCACCCCGGAAGTCGACCCGGCTCACGCTGGCGCCTTCTTCGAGGCCGTGCATGAGTTGTCGGCGCAGTATCACCAGTGA
- a CDS encoding ParA family protein, with the protein MRRVVFNQKGGVGKSSIACNLAAVSAAQGYRTLLIDLDAQANSTHYLTGLTGEEIPMGIADFFKQTLASGPFAKKGKVDIYETPFDNLHVVTATAELAELQPKLEQKHKINKLRKLLDELAEDYDHIYLDTPPALNFYTVSALIAADRVLIPFDCDSFSRNALYGLLAEIDELKEDHNDGLEVEGIVVNQFQPRATLPQQLLDELIAEGLPVLPVNLMSSVKMRESHQVCTPLIHLDARHKLTQQFVELHDLLNQA; encoded by the coding sequence ATGCGACGTGTGGTGTTCAACCAGAAGGGGGGCGTGGGCAAGTCCAGCATCGCCTGTAATCTCGCCGCGGTCAGTGCGGCGCAGGGCTACCGTACGCTGCTGATCGACCTGGATGCCCAGGCCAATTCGACCCACTACCTCACCGGGCTCACCGGCGAGGAAATTCCCATGGGCATTGCCGACTTCTTCAAGCAGACCCTGGCTTCCGGGCCTTTTGCCAAGAAGGGCAAGGTGGATATCTACGAGACGCCGTTCGACAACCTGCATGTGGTTACCGCCACGGCCGAGCTGGCCGAGCTGCAGCCGAAGCTGGAGCAGAAACACAAGATCAACAAGCTGCGCAAACTACTCGACGAGTTGGCCGAAGATTACGACCACATCTACCTGGACACACCGCCGGCACTGAATTTCTATACGGTTTCCGCGCTGATTGCGGCTGACCGCGTGCTGATCCCCTTCGACTGCGACAGCTTCTCGCGCAATGCCCTGTATGGCTTGCTGGCCGAGATCGACGAGCTGAAGGAAGACCATAACGATGGTCTGGAGGTGGAGGGCATCGTGGTCAACCAGTTCCAGCCGCGCGCGACCTTGCCGCAGCAGTTGCTGGATGAGCTGATCGCCGAGGGCTTGCCGGTGTTGCCGGTCAACCTGATGAGCTCGGTGAAGATGCGCGAATCGCACCAGGTGTGCACGCCACTGATCCATCTGGATGCACGGCACAAGCTGACGCAGCAGTTCGTCGAGCTGCACGATCTGCTCAATCAGGCTTGA
- a CDS encoding universal stress protein, with protein MFKHILIAHDLRDTADMALCRATQLAQQHNARLSILHVLDPSQSSEQHEKARQALDRSLTRYAPPGTELRMLSGKPSEVVLQQVQDSGCDLLVLGGHHQRHDFFSGTSLDRIARRCTVPLLLVARNDSHPYQRALAAIDFSLCACSALGQAYRLLPGDAELHALHVFEPDKGTPQQVELQLQTQRGLIDQLLQDEAQSLPPGGPKLSHDVLQGGILRSLQEQIKTRRAELLVLGSHGRSAFSQALLGSLAQHFLHKAPCDVFVVR; from the coding sequence ATGTTCAAGCACATTCTTATCGCCCATGACCTGCGCGACACCGCTGACATGGCGTTGTGCCGCGCCACGCAGTTGGCGCAGCAGCACAACGCCCGCCTGAGCATCCTGCACGTGCTCGACCCCAGCCAGAGCAGCGAACAGCACGAAAAGGCGCGCCAAGCGCTGGATCGCAGCCTGACCCGATACGCCCCTCCCGGCACCGAACTGCGCATGCTCAGCGGCAAGCCTTCGGAAGTGGTGCTGCAACAGGTTCAGGACAGCGGCTGCGACCTGCTGGTGCTGGGCGGGCACCACCAGCGTCATGACTTTTTCTCCGGCACCAGCCTCGATCGCATCGCCCGCCGCTGCACCGTGCCGCTGCTACTGGTAGCGCGCAACGACTCCCATCCTTATCAGCGGGCGCTGGCCGCCATCGACTTCTCCCTATGCGCCTGCAGTGCCCTCGGCCAGGCTTATCGCCTGCTGCCCGGCGATGCCGAGCTGCACGCCCTGCATGTATTCGAACCGGACAAGGGCACGCCGCAGCAGGTCGAACTGCAACTGCAGACCCAGCGCGGCCTGATTGATCAGCTGTTGCAGGACGAAGCGCAAAGCCTGCCGCCTGGCGGCCCGAAGCTGAGCCACGACGTGCTGCAGGGCGGCATCCTGCGCAGCCTGCAAGAGCAGATCAAGACGCGTCGAGCAGAACTGCTGGTGCTCGGCAGCCACGGCCGGAGCGCCTTCTCCCAGGCATTGCTGGGTAGCCTGGCGCAGCATTTCCTGCACAAGGCGCCTTGCGACGTGTTCGTAGTGCGCTAA
- a CDS encoding YiiD C-terminal domain-containing protein, producing MPLPVEIARQLTEEQIAFVKRSGLKAEVLEPGFVRLRMPLQGNQNHIGSMYAGALFTLAEIPGGALFLTSFDAQRFYPIIKEMNLRFRRPATGDIQVEARLSAEQIAQLEEQANQQGKAEYLLELQLTDGSGEVVAESRGYYQLRLR from the coding sequence ATGCCGCTGCCCGTGGAAATCGCTCGTCAGCTCACCGAAGAACAGATCGCCTTCGTCAAACGCAGCGGCCTCAAGGCCGAGGTGCTGGAGCCAGGATTCGTGCGCCTGCGCATGCCCCTGCAAGGCAACCAGAATCATATCGGCAGCATGTACGCCGGCGCCCTCTTCACCCTGGCGGAGATTCCGGGTGGCGCCCTGTTTCTGACCAGCTTCGACGCCCAGCGCTTCTATCCCATCATCAAGGAAATGAACCTGCGCTTTCGTCGCCCGGCCACGGGCGACATTCAGGTCGAGGCGCGCCTCTCAGCCGAGCAAATCGCCCAGCTGGAAGAACAGGCCAACCAGCAGGGCAAGGCCGAATATCTGCTGGAGCTGCAACTGACCGACGGCAGCGGCGAAGTGGTCGCAGAAAGTCGCGGGTACTACCAATTGCGTTTACGCTGA
- the trxC gene encoding thioredoxin TrxC yields MSDPLLIPCPHCNGLNRIPAERLHDAPRCGRCKSEVLPAAPITLTQANFASQLKGDLPLLVDVWASWCGPCQAFAPTFQQAAAQLQGRCRLGKLDSEANPNLAGQLGIRSIPSLILFKGGVEVARQSGAMPLPQLQAWLRQQGI; encoded by the coding sequence ATGTCCGATCCCCTGCTGATTCCCTGCCCGCACTGCAACGGCCTCAACCGCATTCCCGCCGAGCGTCTGCATGACGCCCCACGCTGCGGCCGTTGCAAGAGTGAAGTGCTGCCCGCTGCGCCCATCACGCTCACCCAAGCCAACTTCGCCAGCCAGTTGAAAGGCGACCTGCCATTACTGGTGGATGTCTGGGCCAGTTGGTGCGGCCCCTGCCAAGCCTTCGCACCGACCTTCCAGCAGGCAGCCGCACAACTGCAGGGACGCTGCCGTCTGGGCAAGCTCGATAGCGAGGCCAACCCGAACCTGGCCGGGCAACTGGGCATCCGCTCCATTCCCAGCCTGATACTGTTCAAGGGCGGCGTCGAAGTCGCCCGCCAGAGCGGCGCCATGCCGCTGCCGCAACTGCAGGCCTGGCTGCGCCAGCAGGGCATTTAG